ATAATTACCAATCAGAACGTTCTGGTTGGACGCCAGAAACTCAGGGACTTGGTGGTGGGGTGCCACCTTGTTTTTCAGCTCATTAACTAACTTCAGACTCTCGCCAGGTGCCAGAAACTTGCTCAGTGGGTGATGGGGTGCCAGAAAGTGACTTTTCAGCTTTTAAACTCTATTTCAACTCTTCAACCTTTCCAACATGCTTCAAGACTTGACACTTCAACATTTTAACTCGTTTTACTCGGTTTCTCGCATATTTGAGCATCAAGACCTACGAAACACGATTTGATCAATATTATACATATTCTAACGAAaatcaaaactaaatataacgaaaattatacaaactttacacgaataaaagatgtattttgcaatacatcaataCTTAAAGTCTTAAACTAAAACAACTGACGTAATAAGAAGATAAGAGTTGTGCTTTTTGGTTCAAATCAAGCATCCTAAAATGTTTCTAGAACCGCAAAAAGCGTTTAGGAACCGTAATGCTCCAAATCAAGCATACTGAGATATTAATTATTGAAAAGAAACCCAACCCATTTcataaaatctgaaaaaaaaaaacttaacaaaCAATGGTGTGTGCATCGGAGCGCTTATGCGACGGGTGCATTATACGAAATCAGCGCAATATTCTTGCATCACATAAACGCAACACATCAGTTGTGGCGATGTGCTCTCATCAGCGCATCACGCATtatgcgcgcattttaaaaccaaggaaTGGTTATCAATTCCCCAAAGACCCTTAGTTTCACAACGGACCTCACTAGTAATTTGATAAGAGTAGTCATTTCCTTCCAAgggcgtagctttgtgggggcGGTAGGTGGCGGCCGACCCCCCAAACTTCTCGCTCGTTAGTGTAGAGTACGTAGTTTTCGTacagaaatttttgggtatatacgtttttaatcctccggttttatagaaatttttggtatatacgttttcgaccccccggtcggaaatctcaagcttcgccactgtttcCTTCTACTTGCACAGAATGATTCCTATGAGTGTTATTGTGTTAGCACATGAATTTGAATGAAAgctttctatttttttatttaatttttttttttttgaatcttgTGTTGTTTTTCAAATTAAAATTCTTTCTATTCGACACTCAGGTTGGAATTGGGGAAGGAGTGTCGCCTTCAGCTGCCACCGATCTAATTGCAAGGTATGTGACCAAAAATGTCTAGAGCCTAGAGGCATATCTATTAATAGAGAGAGtaaacacatatatatatagaaaaagtatatcgtacattacggcttaacgtacttcaggtacaacaacgtgcgtgatttgttctataacatgcgtaattaatgttttcaatatgcgtgattattgtgtttcaacatgcgtgattttgaaTCTTTGAGTTATAatgtgcgtgattttaaaatgaacgtgcgtaattacctgtcgtacatgatgtacgttaagccgtaattaaccttcctctctctatatatatataccaaaatataaaacaaaaagaaaagaTGTGATTATGGATCTCATTTCTTCTACTTTGTAGCTATACAAAACAGCTTATATGATCTATCAATCAAATTTACGGATTATTTTTCGGTGTATTCAACCTTTTATGCAGGTTAATTCCTTTGGAAGAACGTTCACGGGCTGTATCGTTTGTATTTGGTGGTCTAAGTGTTGGAAGTGTTTTAGGGTATGTTACATCATTATATATAGCAAGCTTATGTATGTTGTTCGGCTTTCATATTGTATCAAATGCATTtgtaataattaaaaaaattgtttttaattcacaAGTTTTTTTAATAAACCTATAGGCTTCTTTTGGCTCCACCCCTGATTGAATCTTTTGGCTGGGAATCTGTTTTCTACATGTTTGGCATGTTTGGAATTGTGTGGTAAGTAAATGTAactaaagagttaattactgttttcgtccctgtggtttgtcaaaaattactatttcagtcaattagtttaaaaaattgcgatttcagtccctgcggtttcactttcataaccatttcagtccacctcgtaaccatttcagtccctgtgcttaacagaataaatggattaaaatggttacgaaagtgaaatcacagggactgaaatggttgcaaaagtaaaaccacagggactgaaatcacaatttttaaactaattgactgaaatagtgatttttgacaaaccacagggacgaaaacattAATTAACTCGTAACTAAATTTTGTTCATTTGGGAAATTCTCTACATAATTAAATAATTTCTTATGTTGGTAAAGCAATGGGCGGTTAAACCCCCCCTCGCATTTTTTTATAATCAAGACCATTCCTTACCCTCagtctatgcagttaatgcggtaaaaaaatcggatatcggtcaaggaccgatatttgagatataggttatcgcggtgggatatcggtaattttaatatcatgtagaatttatatatatagcaatttaacgcTAACAATTCAGTGTACGTAGTGCCCGGtatatagttttcgtatagaattttttaggtatatacgttttcgacccccggatTTATAAtgtttttaggtatatacgtttccgaccccccccccccccccagatggaaatctcaagcttcgccactgtctcctaccattaacaaattaactttttgcaacttgcaaaacaccaacaattgtagcaagtagcaacggattaagacttaaaacacaaCATTTAACACTAATAGTTTAACAATTAAGAcgtaaaacactaatagcagcaataagaaaaAAGACGAATGGTaaaactaagaagaaaggtactgatatcgggaaaattgatgatatatcggtcaatatcgccgataatatcagtactgatattctgaccgatatttgacactGATATTTTACATGGGGGCCGACAtgtcaccgatattaactgcatagcccTCTGTAACCTCCAACCAAGCACCCCCTgaatatatttttgttttttcataATAATGCATCTTCATATTGACTAATGTATAACTTTGCATTTAAGGTTTTTAGGATTTCAGTTTGTTGCAAAAGACCAACCTTTGACCAATTCTGCGCCATTATCAAGTAAGAGCGTCTGTCTGTCGGTTTTTAGAGCCAACTTTCATTTTCTCGATTTATGATTCTAGAGTAAATTACAacaatcgtcctttatgtatgtcacttattgcaaactgtgccctttgtcttcaataattacagaaaacgtactcgatgtttgcaaacccttgcaaggtATGTCCTTTGCCCTAACTCAGTTACTTTTTTGTGGTTAAATACTTAAATCTTACCAAATGGAcctcacatgagggtattttggtcattttactctcatgtggggtccatttggtcagatttaaccacacaaataccctcatgtggggtccatttggtcagatttaactacaaaaattaactgagttagggctaaaggacataacttgcaaaggtttgcaaacatcgagtacgttttctgtaattattgaagacaaaggacacagtttgcaataagtgacatacttaaaggacgatttttgtaatttactcatgattcaatacacaaaaaaaaagtGTTAAATATCATTAACATAGTTTAACTATGTGCCAACtcatatattttgttttttttttttggactcGCTTGAACTACAGGGTCTCAGCCAAAATCATGGGAAACGTCTATGGAGGAGTTAGGTGGCTCCCTAAACGTATGAAGCGgaattattttcattttttttttttcattttaacgTTTCAAGTTGGAAAATATGAATCTTATTTTGATGTACTTTCATGTATAGGTACCATGGAAGTCTTTTTTCGAAAGTAAAGCCGTTTGGGCGATGATATACGCTCATTTTTGTGGAAGTTGGGGTCACTATTGCTGTTTATCTTGGCTCCCTACTTATTTCAGGTAATAGCTATAAATAATTAGATGCTTCATTATCGTTATTTGGTATACAAGTCGTATAAAGCTTCCAACTTTTTTTTATATGCAGCGAGGAACTTAACCTGAATTTGACCGAAGCCGCGTGGGTATGTTCTAAAAGTTAGATTTTACCTAAAAGTTATCCCAGTTAGTTTTTGCTGACATGGACTGCTTATCATGGGCGTAGGATAataggggcgggagggggcggccgagtgccgaccccccgaacttttcgttcagtactggagagtatgtagttttcgtatagaaatttttgggtatatacgtttttgaccccctggttttatagaaatattttggtatatacgttttcgacccctggTTGGAAATCTCAAGCTTTGCCACTGCTGCTTATGTGGCAAAAAGTCAAAGTTTCGATGATGTGGACCGCTTATGTGGCAAAGTTTCGATAATGTGGACTGCCACCCAgtccacatcagcaaaaactaactaggttaacttTTAGTTAGTGTGGGACCCCCGagggaaaataggttaaaagTTGGGACTGTCATAAAACATCGGAATTGTTGCCGGCCAATATgttaaagttgagattattaaaatccaattttctttttttttttttggggggggggggggttatgagCACTTTAGTCCTTGTAATGATTATGTATTATCTGCAATACAGGTTTCTGTTCTTCCTCCACTAGCCTCCGTTGTTGTTACCAGCTTTGCATCACAGTTTGCCGACAACTTAATCGCTAGCGGAGTCGAAACTACCGTGgtatattttatttctatttctatttttgAACAGCAAATACTCACATGTAGAGGTGGCAATTTCGATCGGTTTACTTTTAAATGGTCAATTAGGCTATGTTTAATAGTTAATGGGTCAAATGGATAAATTTTAAAACAAATAGCTAAAATGGAAGTGGGTCAAATAGATTGAAAAAAGGCCGAAAGTCCCTCATGGTGTGTTTTAAACTTTTAATCCGAATCGTTTAATTTGAAAAAAGTAGAGTACTATTAAAATATTATACTCTCTGCAATCATGTTTTGAGTAGGTGTACAAACGAGCTGAGCCGAGACCATGCTCGACTAGGCTCGAGCTCAAGCTTGGTTAACTTAtaaaagctcgagctcggctcgtaggtaatttttcaagcttgggctcggctcgtttattatttattaatatcttatattaaatatatatttttattttatatataattaagttattttttcataattttataaatagtaattattattattattattattattattattattattattattattattattatctaaatatatatttaatatattaataaaatgtTATATAAACAGTGGGCTCATTTAGGCTCATGAGCCAGCTCAGGCTCgattactaaacgagcttgtttttaggcccGGACttgggctcgagctcgtttaagcacggctcgtttcgagcttttttccgacccgagctcgagtagctcggctcgtttgcacccctagttttGAGACACGAATGATCAGTTTTGTAATAATACACACaaatttactgttttgacccgttactcGACCCGATTGACCCACGTATTCACATAATATTTGAGAAATTGTTGTTAAATCATTTTTAGAATCTCTACTTCTATACCTAATTACTTTCCATGCAGGTGCGCAAAATATGCCAAACAATCGCATTTTTGTCCCCTGCCGCTTGTATGATTTTATCATCGATTGACTTAGGGCTGCCTCCATGGGAAGTAGTCACTATCCTTACCGGTGGATTAGCGCTATCAAGTTTTGCGTTATCAGGTTCCGAGCTAAATATAAATCCGGTAATTTCTTGCAGTTTTTTATGCCTAGAGACTTGATGTCCACCTTTTGTTTGTTTGGTTGCAGGACTTTATTGTACTCATCAAGATATTTCACCAGAATATGCAAGCATACTTTTGGTATGTTCAATCATATCCGTACTTTAGTTGAAATGAGAGGTTTTCGGTGGCAATATTTTATTCATGTACTTAAAATCAAGCTTTTGGTTAGTAAAGCATCAGATTTTTGGACTAAACGCATCGGAGCGCATCACGCAATTTAAAACCAAGGCAACCCCTAACTTATATTAATAaaagaatatatttttttttaatggtATCGTATAAAAAAGGACAAGAAAGTGATGCAGGTCACATCCCGGCCCATTTTGTTCCGAGTCGCTTTTTCTTGCAAAATGTTGTGTTTGTTTCTGTATCTTTGCAagaagagtaaagtacacggatggccCTTGTGGTTTACGAAAATTTTGGATTTGGCCCCTAGCTTTTCAAAAATACGTGGATGGTCTcagtggtttgcactttgtaacgcatttagtccccagctttTTTCCAAAATtgcatggatggtccctgtggtttgcactttgtaatgcgTTTAGTCCCTAACTTAGACCTGCTGAAACCTTCagatttgttggttggggactaaatgcgttacaaagtgcaaacaaCAGGGACCATCCGTGAACTTTTGGAAAGCCatggaccaaatccaaaattttggttaaaCACAGAGACCACTTGTGTACTTTACTCTTGCAAGaaatcatagttattaaaggcgcgaggcgcactcaaggcgatttgttgggcccggggctttgtttgcgcctaggcgcgcctGGGCGCTCGCTTTGATAACTATGACATGAACCAATCTGAAGTGTAGTTATTTTAAAGGCGTGAGGCACTCAGGGCGATTTGTTGGGCCCGGGGCTTTATCGCCTGGGcgctcgctttaataactatgcAAGAAATATAGTTTGCTTTCAATCAAAAGCCAAAGTTCAAAAAGTGTACAACGCCTTATAAATCACCAAGTTCATGAAGTTCAAAACGAAAGACTCTCGACTTATACGTCGAACAACATATTTGACTTGAAAAATAATGGTGCATTCAGGGCATTACCAATACCGTAGGAGCAGTTCCTGGAATCGTAGGTGTTGCTCTCACCGGATATCTTCTTGATACAACGCATTCATGGGGTGTAAGTTTTATCAAACCTTTCCTAATTTCCACTTTTTTAGTtacaaataattaaataaaattctAGGGTGgagttctagagtgaacactagtgtatttgcgaactgagtgaacaaatcctgccagtgatctacacacgtgtatggtcaggatctcatcatcaaatcgtaaaatacactagtgtatttcaacatcaaatcctggccattgatctacacacgtgtatggccaggattagttcactcagttcgcaagctacagtagtgttcactcttgaacctaatcctttGCTATCATGTAGATGTCACTCTTTGCGCCATCGATTTTCTTCTACCTAACTGGTACGATCGTATGGTTAGCATTTGCAAGCAGTAAGCCTCAAAGTTTCAAGAAGGTAGATTAAAGGAAGATACTTTATTGACTTTTCACTAACTTGGGTTGATGGATTCCTTCAACAATTTTGCATAGAAGGTGACCAACTTTCACTAACCAAAAGTATTGTATTTATATGAAGCAATagctgtaaaaaaaaaaaaaaaaaaaaaaaaaaaaaaaaaaaaaaaaaaaacattttatgaCACTTGAAGAGATTCTTGTATATTATTTCTGTTTGAAGAGATTTAATTATAATGTATAAATGTTCAATATTTTTTTTTGGCATATGGGCATCATACACAATAGATTTAAGGAGTGAAACTTGGTAGCATGTTGAAATATTTAGGGTtcatcagattttttttttttttttggttttcttattgaaatttataaataatttatccatggttgtaaaaatcccgactagccTCAGATTAGTCGCTGAGCAATCGCTAGTTAGAGGTTCACCAAGTAATTTTATCTAATCAGCCAAATTAATCAGTAGGCGGTCAACACTAGTCAAATCTAGTCCTAATTGGCCAAAAATCGGTGACAGTCTAGTGATTCCGGCCATCCCTGGTCAAAACCTATAAATCCTGGCAATTAATCCTATCTACTTGAAAACATGGGTCACATAAGGTGTTAAAACATGTAtacttaaaaaaatacatataaaaatgtgtgtaaaTACATAtgaaactgaaaattacatataaaatctcTATCCAATTAATCACTAGTCGGTATCCCACCGACTGACTAACGGCTCGCACAAAAATGACATCGTGCAGTAATAATATATgctttattaaaatatatatgaggttttgatttatttcaatgTGTTTAGCATCAACTCGTTACACCAAACCGACCAATTCTCATTACAGGTTTTAACGtttacccatttgacccgttactCTACCGGTATGTAATAGA
The sequence above is drawn from the Helianthus annuus cultivar XRQ/B chromosome 12, HanXRQr2.0-SUNRISE, whole genome shotgun sequence genome and encodes:
- the LOC110893916 gene encoding probable anion transporter 6, chloroplastic — its product is MAKLVSFPADTSLPFLSHHKFNNNRFFKPSLLNSRSGCSKISCSIKEKENLAERKGISSIISGLRVDGELGEESGSGFGKLGFEKLNLGTWKSVPLRYKLIGTTSLAFVICNMDKVNLSIAIIPMSHQFGWSSSVAGLVQSSFFWGYALSQLPGGWLSKIFGGREILQFGVLVWSLATALVPLVAGFMPGLVLSRILVGIGEGVSPSAATDLIARLIPLEERSRAVSFVFGGLSVGSVLGLLLAPPLIESFGWESVFYMFGMFGIVWFLGFQFVAKDQPLTNSAPLSRSQPKSWETSMEELGGSLNVPWKSFFESKAVWAMIYAHFCGSWGHYCCLSWLPTYFSEELNLNLTEAAWVSVLPPLASVVVTSFASQFADNLIASGVETTVVRKICQTIAFLSPAACMILSSIDLGLPPWEVVTILTGGLALSSFALSGLYCTHQDISPEYASILLGITNTVGAVPGIVGVALTGYLLDTTHSWGMSLFAPSIFFYLTGTIVWLAFASSKPQSFKKVD